A single genomic interval of Spirosoma linguale DSM 74 harbors:
- a CDS encoding glycosyl transferase family 2 (PFAM: glycosyl transferase family 2~KEGG: sun:SUN_1537 glycosyl transferase): MTPQPHILVIVPCYNEQGAIASVVNELIAVRDRERYALDILVVNDCSTDNSLSIIRSLPCSYLNLPVNLGIGGAMHSGYRYAYQNGYDIAVQMDGDGQHPANELPAVLRPIFQQEADVAIGSRFISHEGFQSSFSRRLGIQYFRWLNQLLIGETVHDSTSGFRAFNRRTIDIVNRYYPDEYPEPESIVQFGLQGLRIKEVPVRMRNREEGVSSINTSRALYYMLKVSLGIIFMYFRLNNKRHR, from the coding sequence ATGACTCCCCAACCGCATATTCTGGTTATCGTACCCTGTTACAATGAGCAGGGCGCCATTGCCAGTGTGGTGAATGAACTGATTGCCGTACGGGATCGGGAAAGGTATGCGCTGGATATTCTGGTTGTTAATGATTGCTCTACCGATAATTCGCTGAGCATAATCCGGTCATTGCCTTGTTCGTACCTGAATCTGCCGGTGAATCTCGGCATCGGGGGAGCCATGCACAGCGGCTATCGGTACGCTTACCAGAACGGATACGACATTGCCGTGCAAATGGACGGCGACGGGCAGCATCCGGCCAACGAACTGCCAGCGGTGTTGCGGCCTATTTTTCAGCAGGAGGCCGATGTCGCTATTGGCTCCCGGTTTATCAGCCATGAGGGGTTTCAGTCGTCGTTTAGCCGTCGGTTAGGGATTCAGTATTTTCGGTGGCTGAACCAACTGCTCATCGGCGAAACCGTTCACGACAGTACATCGGGCTTTCGGGCGTTCAACCGCCGAACTATTGACATCGTAAATCGTTATTATCCCGACGAATACCCTGAGCCAGAGTCTATTGTGCAATTTGGTTTGCAGGGACTGCGTATCAAGGAAGTACCGGTCCGAATGCGTAATCGGGAAGAGGGCGTATCGTCCATCAACACCAGTCGGGCGTTGTATTACATGCTCAAGGTGTCGCTGGGAATCATATTTATGTATTTTCGTCTGAACAATAAACGGCATCGCTGA
- a CDS encoding methyltransferase FkbM family (TIGRFAM: methyltransferase FkbM family~KEGG: ret:RHE_CH00768 lipopolysaccharide biosynthesis protein (SAM-dependent methyltransferase protein)) has protein sequence MHRCPVFVLYLTLYQCIYMKQALLNTVSAALDKLGFDGDRVLFKTAILVHKLGLKGPIDNSKPYNFGDFSMYVDPHDTLQIINSGKFEETETQTILSFVKADTVMLDIGANMGFYSIRVGQKAVAGKVFAFEPDPGNFATLQKNLALNKLTNVTAYNAALSDKKETLRLYKHPFNVGDYRLYNDGDFTEYVDVPTLRLDDTVRERVDLIKIDVQGFEYFVLKGGRSLLAKYMPIVISEFWPRGLYNSGASPADYLSMMQDLGYSVSQIDEEKNEVVATTYDALFDLGRKPVNRYINLVFRANR, from the coding sequence ATGCACAGATGTCCTGTTTTTGTCCTGTATCTAACCCTCTATCAATGCATTTATATGAAACAAGCACTCCTCAATACCGTGTCGGCGGCTCTGGACAAACTAGGCTTCGATGGTGATCGTGTGCTGTTCAAAACGGCCATTTTAGTCCACAAGCTCGGCTTGAAAGGGCCAATCGACAATAGTAAGCCATACAACTTTGGCGACTTCTCGATGTACGTCGATCCGCACGATACCCTCCAGATCATCAACTCGGGGAAGTTTGAAGAAACCGAAACCCAGACTATTCTTTCATTCGTGAAGGCCGACACGGTCATGCTCGATATTGGTGCCAACATGGGTTTTTACAGCATCCGGGTTGGCCAGAAAGCGGTAGCTGGTAAAGTGTTTGCCTTCGAACCGGACCCCGGCAACTTCGCGACGCTTCAGAAAAACCTGGCCCTCAACAAACTGACCAATGTAACGGCTTACAATGCGGCTTTGTCCGATAAAAAAGAAACGCTGCGGCTGTATAAACACCCCTTCAACGTTGGTGATTATCGGCTGTACAACGACGGCGATTTTACTGAATACGTCGACGTGCCAACGCTCCGGCTCGATGATACCGTTAGGGAACGGGTCGACCTTATCAAGATTGACGTTCAGGGGTTTGAATATTTTGTGTTAAAAGGTGGCCGGTCTCTTTTGGCGAAATACATGCCCATTGTCATCAGTGAGTTCTGGCCGCGCGGCCTGTACAACAGCGGTGCCTCCCCCGCCGATTACCTGTCGATGATGCAGGATCTGGGCTACAGTGTCAGCCAAATTGACGAAGAGAAAAACGAAGTGGTCGCTACGACGTACGACGCCTTGTTTGACTTAGGCAGGAAGCCCGTTAATCGGTATATAAATTTAGTTTTTCGGGCGAATCGCTAA
- a CDS encoding glycosyl transferase family 9 (PFAM: glycosyl transferase family 9~KEGG: nam:NAMH_1661 heptosyltransferase family) → MLKRFIRLLKTSPLLLPLLASIDLVLLLVDRLAVLTVRTRPAPLSLVVIRLDVMGDYLMFRNYLRQLKKSARYGNHSITLFGNIAVKSLAETFDSGLIDQFIWVDIYKLSTQPSYRFKVVRALRAQGFSVVFCPAYSRVLVLDDFIAWATGASERVGCRTDYVNIARWEAALGDRLYTRLIDSGPGIVFEMERDRRIVEGFIQEPVAVQPPLLDGHYARAVTVPDRYIVVSLGAGQEFRIWPADRFAKVARFIMMQYPAYKLVLTGAPSEKVYAESFLKHLPDASAIVDLTGLLSIPQLVYVLTKADLLIANETGIAHIAASTQTPSIVISQGKSLVRWHPYPAEYGEMITYLYPDYIEQRRADLSAIAPDFNPESPLSINEISVERVIGTIRAMLQGLES, encoded by the coding sequence ATGCTCAAGCGGTTTATCCGGCTTCTCAAAACGTCTCCGTTGCTGTTGCCGCTGCTGGCATCCATCGACCTCGTCCTGTTATTGGTCGACCGGCTGGCCGTACTAACCGTGCGTACCCGTCCAGCCCCGCTTTCGCTGGTGGTAATCCGGCTGGATGTCATGGGCGATTACCTGATGTTCCGAAACTACCTGCGTCAGCTAAAAAAGTCGGCCCGGTATGGGAATCACTCCATTACACTGTTCGGGAATATAGCCGTGAAATCGCTGGCTGAAACATTCGATAGCGGCCTGATTGACCAGTTTATCTGGGTGGATATTTACAAGTTATCGACGCAGCCTAGTTACCGGTTCAAGGTTGTGCGTGCTTTACGCGCTCAGGGATTTTCGGTGGTTTTTTGCCCGGCTTATAGCCGGGTGCTGGTGCTGGACGACTTTATCGCCTGGGCAACCGGTGCGTCGGAACGGGTTGGCTGTCGGACGGACTATGTAAACATAGCGCGCTGGGAAGCCGCGCTGGGCGACCGTTTATACACGCGCCTGATCGACTCCGGGCCGGGAATTGTGTTCGAGATGGAACGCGACCGGCGCATCGTTGAGGGATTTATACAGGAGCCGGTAGCGGTACAACCTCCGCTTCTCGACGGGCATTATGCCAGAGCCGTAACCGTTCCTGATCGGTATATTGTCGTTTCTTTAGGAGCCGGACAGGAGTTTCGGATATGGCCCGCCGACCGTTTTGCCAAGGTCGCCCGGTTCATCATGATGCAGTATCCAGCCTACAAACTTGTTCTGACTGGAGCGCCGAGCGAGAAAGTTTATGCCGAATCGTTTCTGAAACACCTGCCCGACGCGTCGGCCATTGTCGATCTGACGGGTTTACTATCCATTCCCCAACTGGTGTATGTGTTGACAAAAGCTGATTTGCTGATTGCCAATGAAACCGGAATCGCGCACATAGCAGCCTCCACCCAAACGCCCTCAATCGTCATTTCGCAGGGGAAATCATTGGTGCGCTGGCACCCGTATCCAGCCGAGTATGGGGAAATGATAACCTATTTGTACCCGGATTATATTGAGCAGCGTCGGGCCGACTTATCCGCTATTGCGCCTGATTTTAATCCTGAATCTCCGCTCTCCATCAATGAGATAAGCGTTGAGCGGGTAATTGGTACCATCAGAGCTATGCTTCAGGGCCTGGAGTCGTAA
- a CDS encoding hypothetical protein (KEGG: dac:Daci_1317 hypothetical protein), protein MSKKQKGRAAVVSASPAPKPPTPSNPKPDQPILQPIDVNEDVSVFDLIRFTKRVKITLGVFVGLFLVFVLFKWHYVSLPIWNTILPDGSPTTRGLVAGTPKQIRMDDYAVAAPWILSNATNGFAQENEAIGGLNSSMILLPTHHVVTLFRPGHWGFMFLDTERGYSWIYDINPLILLVDSFLFFLLITRNQYGLSLVGSFTLLLSSGTVRWSFIPSAMIGYCCAAFVTVVYLLYEKKPARVALFALLLVWLVCSFALILYPPYQLPMAYLFGFALIGYLANNYRSIFPLKTVVVKLVSLAVAAGLAGVVLWLFLGDVQETLKAVTSTVYPGQRSESGGTGFVGNWYSEYYSWFFDDQKVPKSWLNICELSHYLNFAPVIIPLMILLFVLTRKIDWMLAAIALFVMLMWIWVEVGFPAGLAKASLMSMVPTRRAQIPMGVGGIILLIAYLGAIRDSAITDLYRRIPVWGNALALTAIVGFVVYTAYVNVNDSEGLIKPYQTFVPVVFFALMNALLLFTIPVRYRVTIFCAGLLVFLLPNLKANPLSKGLSPITENVFYKTVRQLVEQDPQARWLVNGSQYLTYMVTATGAKQITGVKYLPDRKHVLKVLDPEMKRDSAYNRYAHVTNQSYINGRDSVILFNQFEDAYVIAMDPCSPRMKQLNVKYQVFDHQPQPVEVRCMKSVATLGSLTIYQANP, encoded by the coding sequence ATGTCCAAGAAACAAAAAGGCCGGGCCGCTGTTGTCAGTGCCAGCCCAGCCCCGAAACCCCCGACTCCCTCGAACCCAAAGCCAGATCAGCCTATTCTACAACCCATTGATGTCAATGAGGATGTATCTGTCTTTGACTTGATCCGGTTTACAAAACGGGTGAAAATTACCCTCGGGGTGTTTGTGGGCCTGTTTTTGGTGTTTGTCCTGTTTAAATGGCATTACGTGTCTTTGCCCATCTGGAACACGATTCTGCCCGACGGCTCCCCGACCACCCGTGGTCTGGTTGCCGGAACGCCCAAACAGATTCGGATGGACGATTATGCGGTGGCGGCTCCCTGGATTCTCTCGAACGCCACCAATGGGTTTGCGCAGGAAAACGAAGCCATTGGCGGATTGAACTCCTCGATGATACTTTTACCAACGCATCACGTGGTCACGCTGTTCAGGCCGGGGCATTGGGGATTCATGTTCCTCGATACCGAACGGGGCTACAGCTGGATTTATGACATCAATCCGCTCATTCTGCTGGTGGATTCGTTCCTGTTTTTCCTGTTGATCACCCGCAATCAGTACGGGTTATCGCTGGTAGGGTCGTTTACGTTGTTGCTATCGTCCGGAACGGTTCGCTGGTCGTTTATTCCGTCAGCCATGATCGGATACTGCTGTGCGGCTTTCGTTACGGTCGTCTACTTGTTATACGAAAAGAAACCGGCGCGGGTGGCCCTTTTTGCGCTTTTACTCGTTTGGCTGGTCTGTTCCTTCGCCCTGATTCTGTATCCGCCCTATCAACTGCCAATGGCTTATTTGTTCGGATTTGCCCTGATCGGTTATCTGGCCAACAACTATCGTTCTATTTTTCCGCTCAAAACTGTTGTAGTCAAGCTGGTATCGCTGGCCGTTGCGGCCGGTCTGGCGGGCGTTGTTCTGTGGCTGTTTTTGGGCGATGTACAGGAAACGCTTAAAGCCGTAACCAGCACCGTTTATCCGGGTCAGCGAAGTGAAAGCGGGGGGACTGGCTTTGTTGGGAACTGGTATTCCGAATATTACAGCTGGTTTTTTGATGACCAGAAAGTGCCTAAAAGCTGGCTGAACATCTGCGAACTGTCGCACTACCTTAATTTTGCGCCAGTTATTATCCCGCTGATGATTCTGCTGTTTGTGCTGACCCGGAAAATCGACTGGATGCTGGCCGCCATAGCACTGTTTGTTATGCTGATGTGGATCTGGGTCGAGGTGGGCTTCCCGGCAGGGTTGGCCAAAGCCAGCCTGATGAGCATGGTTCCCACGCGCCGGGCGCAGATTCCAATGGGTGTTGGCGGGATTATTCTGCTGATCGCCTACTTAGGAGCCATTCGGGATAGTGCCATTACCGATTTGTACCGGCGGATTCCAGTTTGGGGCAACGCCCTGGCTCTAACCGCTATCGTTGGTTTCGTCGTCTACACGGCTTATGTGAATGTCAATGATTCGGAAGGGTTGATCAAGCCGTATCAGACATTCGTGCCGGTCGTGTTTTTCGCGCTTATGAATGCGTTGTTGCTGTTCACCATTCCGGTGCGGTACCGGGTAACTATTTTTTGCGCTGGTTTGCTGGTTTTTCTGCTGCCCAACCTCAAGGCGAATCCGCTGTCGAAAGGGCTGAGCCCCATTACCGAAAATGTATTTTACAAAACCGTCCGGCAGCTTGTTGAGCAGGACCCGCAGGCCCGCTGGCTGGTAAACGGCAGTCAGTATCTAACCTATATGGTTACGGCAACGGGTGCCAAACAGATTACGGGCGTCAAATACCTGCCCGACAGAAAGCACGTGCTTAAGGTGCTGGACCCCGAAATGAAGCGTGATTCGGCCTATAACCGATACGCCCACGTAACCAATCAGAGCTACATTAACGGTCGGGATTCGGTAATTCTGTTCAATCAGTTTGAAGATGCCTATGTGATTGCGATGGACCCCTGCTCGCCCCGGATGAAGCAGTTAAACGTTAAATACCAGGTGTTCGACCACCAGCCGCAACCGGTAGAAGTGCGTTGCATGAAGTCGGTCGCCACGCTGGGCTCGCTGACCATTTATCAGGCTAATCCTTAA
- a CDS encoding glycosyl transferase family 2 (PFAM: glycosyl transferase family 2~KEGG: ade:Adeh_3050 glycosyl transferase family protein): protein MQPLISVITPSYNQGKFIRQTVESVLSQNYPRIEYIVVDGLSTDDTLPILGEYSNRLTLIAERDSGQTDAINKGLRLATGDIVCWLNSDDYFLPGALATVGDFFADHPDKLWLTGDCQIVDEASVPIQQPVRHYKRLLRSLTPSLYLGMTNAICQPATFWRRDAHAQLGYLTESLHFTMDYDWWLRLQTLQPPAILPQPLTAFRIHANSKGGNQYALQFDEDYQTFSRYWSGAPIRFLHKLHNRAITTVYNFVK, encoded by the coding sequence ATGCAGCCCCTCATCAGCGTTATCACCCCATCGTACAACCAGGGCAAGTTCATTCGGCAAACGGTGGAGTCAGTGCTCTCGCAGAACTACCCCCGCATCGAGTACATTGTGGTAGATGGGTTGTCGACGGATGATACGCTACCTATTTTGGGCGAGTACAGCAATCGGCTCACGCTGATTGCCGAACGGGATAGCGGCCAGACGGACGCTATCAATAAGGGCTTACGACTGGCTACGGGTGATATTGTTTGCTGGCTGAACTCCGATGATTACTTTCTGCCGGGTGCCCTGGCCACCGTCGGGGATTTCTTCGCTGATCACCCGGACAAGCTATGGCTCACCGGCGACTGCCAGATTGTCGACGAAGCAAGCGTCCCGATTCAGCAGCCGGTTCGGCACTACAAACGGCTGCTCCGTTCGCTGACACCGTCCCTGTATCTGGGAATGACCAACGCCATCTGCCAGCCCGCTACCTTCTGGCGACGGGATGCACACGCCCAACTGGGGTACCTGACGGAGTCGCTGCATTTTACCATGGATTACGACTGGTGGTTACGCCTGCAAACGCTTCAGCCCCCGGCCATCCTGCCGCAACCGTTAACGGCCTTTCGCATTCACGCCAACTCTAAAGGCGGCAATCAATACGCGCTTCAGTTCGATGAAGATTATCAAACTTTCAGCCGATACTGGTCCGGAGCGCCCATCCGATTCCTGCACAAGCTCCACAACCGGGCTATTACAACCGTCTATAACTTCGTTAAGTGA
- a CDS encoding conserved hypothetical protein (KEGG: sun:SUN_1538 hypothetical protein), with product MASVPITIQIISLLSALLFLLFIFRLIVKGKLREEYSILWIVCTVILIIFSVWRKGLEQISLALGVFYPPSLIFLGAIFAIIIFLVHLSVVVSRQQNQIKVLTQEVALLRNELKNRHVINESEASVEPQPVVLPS from the coding sequence ATGGCTTCGGTACCCATAACCATTCAGATTATCAGCCTGTTGAGTGCACTGTTGTTTCTGCTCTTTATTTTTCGGCTGATCGTAAAAGGCAAACTGCGCGAGGAGTATTCGATCTTATGGATTGTCTGCACGGTTATTCTGATCATCTTCTCGGTCTGGCGGAAAGGGCTTGAGCAGATTTCACTGGCGCTGGGCGTGTTCTATCCCCCTTCGCTGATCTTTCTGGGGGCTATTTTCGCCATCATCATCTTCCTGGTTCACCTGTCGGTTGTGGTTTCCCGGCAGCAGAACCAGATTAAAGTACTAACGCAGGAAGTGGCGCTGCTCCGAAATGAGCTTAAGAATCGGCACGTGATCAACGAGTCGGAAGCCAGCGTTGAGCCCCAGCCTGTTGTTCTTCCCAGTTAA
- a CDS encoding TonB-dependent receptor plug (PFAM: TonB-dependent receptor plug~KEGG: mxa:MXAN_0856 TonB family protein), with product MPTVLPMKHCYLAYLYVLLFFPLLSLAQDLPPMREKPAKPTRFNFTVTGRVVDAKTGENLPYAYVRVAASKQIVGTNVDGYFTLLHVPADTSTLLVSYMGYQDLRLKLRPDESVRNLRLELEASVVDLTAVTVAAQKAEVMKASTDEVGLIQLTPRNLTKLPNIGERDVFRALQLMPGISAANESSSGLYVRGGTPDQTLVLFDGFTVYNVDHLYGFFSAFNYNALKSVQLYKGGFDAKYGGRLSGVAELTGKEGNRNRFNAGGDASFLSFNAFVEGPIGNKVTFLVAGRRSFKGPLYQKLFDQFQTTASNPAQQQQGRAPRFGNQVQTSTQVASYFYDLNGRVTFRPTEKDQITLSVYNGQDYLDNSQSITLPAFGRGNNANTTVSTTNNSLSSTDLSNWGNTGSSLKWSRRWNDKLYINSLVSYSNYFSQRDLSNTTSIRRNGASDNQNVKFGTFESNNLTDLSAKTDLEFNASANHFFGAGLQFTQNTIDYTYSSNDTVTLLQKHDRGSFAAAYLQDQIRLMDNRLTLKPGVRITYYNVTGKVYTEPRLSGSFQLTDRVKLKGAIGQYYQFAKQVTREDISQGSRNFWLLANKDYLPVGSAVHFIAGASYETAGYLFDVEAYAKNLTGVTEYTLRFAPQIGRGLLPSETFYTGTGTVRGVDFLVQKKLGDYTGWMGYTYAVAQNNIAAYSDKPYYANQDVRHEFKSINNYHWRRFDVALTWIYASGRPYTSIVGEYSVTLLDGSSRTFTNPSAKNANRFPAYNRLDASVTYTHKYGSIGVSVFNLYNRQNVWYKKFTSVSDGQTSQLVVSDITYLGITPNLTLSFRLR from the coding sequence ATGCCTACCGTATTGCCCATGAAACACTGTTACTTAGCGTATTTATACGTACTTCTGTTTTTTCCATTACTTAGTTTAGCGCAGGATCTGCCGCCCATGCGCGAAAAACCGGCAAAGCCAACACGGTTTAATTTTACCGTTACCGGCCGGGTCGTTGATGCAAAAACCGGCGAAAATCTTCCTTATGCGTATGTGCGTGTTGCCGCCAGCAAACAGATCGTCGGCACAAACGTCGATGGTTATTTTACACTGTTACACGTACCTGCCGATACCAGTACCCTGTTGGTTAGCTACATGGGCTACCAGGATTTGCGGCTGAAACTCCGCCCCGACGAGTCGGTGCGTAACCTGCGGCTCGAACTCGAAGCGTCGGTTGTCGACTTAACAGCGGTAACGGTGGCTGCTCAGAAGGCGGAAGTGATGAAAGCGTCTACCGATGAAGTTGGCCTTATCCAGCTCACACCCCGCAACCTGACCAAACTCCCGAACATTGGCGAGCGGGACGTGTTCCGGGCGTTGCAGCTTATGCCCGGTATCAGTGCTGCCAACGAATCGTCGTCCGGCCTCTACGTTCGGGGTGGCACCCCAGACCAAACGCTGGTACTTTTCGACGGGTTTACGGTGTATAACGTCGATCACCTTTACGGGTTTTTCAGCGCGTTCAACTACAATGCCCTTAAAAGCGTGCAGTTATATAAAGGCGGTTTCGATGCCAAGTACGGTGGTCGGCTATCGGGCGTGGCCGAACTGACGGGAAAAGAGGGGAATCGTAATCGGTTTAATGCCGGGGGCGATGCTAGCTTTTTAAGTTTCAACGCCTTTGTGGAAGGGCCTATCGGCAATAAAGTGACATTTCTGGTGGCAGGACGACGGTCATTCAAGGGACCGCTGTATCAGAAGTTGTTCGACCAGTTTCAGACAACAGCCAGTAACCCGGCACAACAGCAGCAAGGCCGGGCTCCCCGCTTTGGCAATCAGGTACAAACCAGCACCCAGGTAGCCTCGTATTTTTATGACCTCAACGGCCGGGTAACCTTTCGCCCAACGGAGAAAGACCAGATCACCTTGAGTGTGTACAACGGACAGGATTACCTGGACAATTCGCAGTCCATAACCCTGCCTGCATTTGGCCGGGGTAACAATGCCAATACGACCGTTAGTACCACCAATAACAGCCTGAGTAGTACCGACCTGTCGAACTGGGGCAATACGGGCAGCAGCCTGAAATGGTCGCGCCGATGGAACGACAAGCTGTATATCAACTCGCTGGTGAGCTACTCGAATTACTTTAGCCAGCGTGACCTGTCGAACACGACCTCCATCCGGCGTAACGGAGCCAGCGATAACCAGAATGTGAAGTTCGGTACGTTCGAAAGTAACAACCTGACCGACCTTTCGGCAAAAACCGACCTTGAATTCAACGCATCGGCTAACCATTTTTTTGGGGCTGGGCTACAGTTTACGCAAAATACCATCGACTATACCTACAGTTCCAACGATACGGTAACGCTGCTCCAGAAACACGATCGGGGTAGTTTTGCTGCGGCTTATTTACAGGACCAGATTCGGCTGATGGATAACCGGCTGACCCTGAAGCCCGGTGTTCGGATCACTTATTACAACGTAACGGGCAAAGTTTATACGGAGCCCCGTTTGTCGGGTAGTTTTCAACTGACGGACCGCGTCAAGCTGAAAGGGGCCATCGGGCAGTACTATCAGTTTGCCAAGCAGGTAACCCGCGAAGATATTTCGCAGGGGAGCCGTAATTTCTGGCTGCTCGCCAACAAGGATTATTTGCCCGTTGGCTCGGCCGTCCATTTTATTGCGGGGGCCAGCTACGAAACCGCGGGTTACCTGTTCGATGTGGAAGCCTACGCCAAAAATCTGACGGGCGTAACTGAGTACACCCTTCGCTTTGCCCCCCAGATTGGCCGGGGACTGCTGCCCAGCGAAACGTTTTATACCGGTACGGGCACCGTTCGGGGTGTCGATTTTCTGGTGCAGAAAAAACTGGGTGATTATACCGGCTGGATGGGGTACACCTATGCCGTGGCGCAAAACAATATTGCCGCGTACTCCGACAAGCCCTACTATGCCAATCAGGATGTGCGTCATGAGTTTAAGTCGATCAATAACTACCACTGGAGACGCTTCGACGTTGCGCTGACCTGGATTTATGCGTCGGGACGGCCCTATACGTCCATTGTGGGCGAGTATTCGGTTACGTTGCTGGATGGGTCGAGCCGGACATTTACCAATCCGTCGGCCAAAAATGCGAATCGTTTTCCGGCCTATAACCGGCTGGACGCGTCGGTAACGTACACGCACAAGTACGGCAGTATCGGCGTTTCGGTCTTCAATCTCTACAACCGGCAAAATGTCTGGTATAAGAAGTTTACGTCGGTGAGCGATGGTCAGACCAGCCAGCTGGTTGTTTCCGACATAACGTATCTGGGCATCACGCCTAACCTAACCCTCTCGTTCCGGCTGCGCTAA
- a CDS encoding hypothetical protein (KEGG: ret:RHE_CH00765 hypothetical protein), translating to MNKRVMRQVVPILLAAGLLWYVLNDVPLAQIGGQFKKADYGLLGLVGILIGLFYVLRAARWQLTLQAIGYKPSLFRATVALLAGSLASMIVPGAGELTRCGTLQQTDGIPVSQGIGSVVAERIIDLFMLVLVLLLTVILEFGRAKAYFSNLTLALPGTLMLVVALILAIVVVGIIWQIRRRTTAQSHPFILKFTDLIRGFGRGFMAIRQLPKPGLFVSITLLIQVFAWLTTYVLLLATDSTQHLPPAAALTILAVSSLGGLAVPTQGGIGTYHFLVSRALVLYSFSTAEGVSLATFMHAVGFGFNLLFSSLSFLIVPVLVQQRKKFDRVPEKG from the coding sequence ATGAATAAACGGGTCATGCGGCAGGTAGTGCCGATTTTACTAGCCGCTGGCTTACTCTGGTATGTTCTGAACGATGTACCACTGGCCCAAATTGGCGGTCAGTTCAAAAAAGCTGACTACGGCTTGCTGGGGCTGGTGGGTATCCTAATTGGCTTGTTTTATGTGCTCCGGGCGGCCCGCTGGCAGCTCACGCTCCAGGCCATCGGTTACAAGCCTTCTTTGTTTCGGGCAACGGTGGCACTCCTGGCCGGGTCGCTGGCGAGTATGATTGTGCCGGGGGCCGGTGAGCTTACCCGTTGCGGCACCCTTCAGCAAACAGACGGCATCCCCGTTTCGCAGGGCATTGGCTCGGTAGTCGCCGAGCGAATCATCGACTTATTTATGCTGGTTCTCGTGTTACTGCTGACTGTTATCCTGGAATTTGGCCGGGCAAAAGCCTACTTTTCCAACCTGACACTTGCCTTACCAGGTACGCTGATGCTGGTGGTGGCCCTAATACTGGCGATTGTAGTCGTCGGCATCATCTGGCAGATACGCAGGCGCACTACAGCACAAAGCCACCCGTTTATCCTGAAATTTACCGATCTGATTCGGGGATTCGGGCGGGGGTTTATGGCCATTCGTCAACTTCCGAAACCGGGCCTGTTTGTATCGATCACCCTGCTCATTCAGGTTTTCGCCTGGCTAACAACCTATGTCCTGCTGCTGGCTACCGACAGCACCCAGCACCTGCCGCCTGCCGCAGCTCTTACCATTCTGGCGGTCAGTTCGCTGGGAGGGCTGGCCGTACCGACGCAGGGCGGCATTGGCACTTACCATTTTCTGGTCAGCCGGGCGCTGGTGCTGTATAGCTTCAGTACCGCAGAGGGAGTTTCGCTGGCTACTTTCATGCACGCCGTCGGATTTGGGTTCAACCTGCTGTTCAGCAGCCTGAGTTTCCTGATCGTCCCGGTACTGGTACAGCAACGTAAAAAATTTGACCGAGTACCCGAAAAAGGCTGA